One stretch of Thermoproteota archaeon DNA includes these proteins:
- a CDS encoding copper-binding protein, which produces MATIDKAAIAWTIAIVAFGAGIAAVGDDLQSSTSEVKAPTAATVTPPKAEMKEEPTKAMMAGYERLTSQQDPGVGHESHQLAIILAPSDKVYSGTLKYDASEPIQLVTLHGPLSPGEDKGQAIWTPDGETKFALTFVDEKKSKGEWKFSGNALAVHTMKTTPFIVDYKVDVTEKAMSESVKTGTMGSMQDPGVGHESHQLAIILPPSENTYSGILSYSASEPIQLVSLKGPLAEGMTAEKTWTPDGETIFELTFVDPKNAMGSWEFSGNALAVHTLNTNEFTVSYSVSATSTAPEKVTVTTPKVEETPKAMGPKTVNVSMPQGSGIPGCEETNECYIPASVSINVGDTVHWTNDDAAAHTVTSGSPSAGGPDGKFDSSLMSPGATFDVTFDEKGSVDYFCIVHPWMVGNVNVN; this is translated from the coding sequence ATGGCAACAATTGACAAAGCCGCAATAGCTTGGACTATAGCAATAGTTGCATTTGGTGCTGGAATAGCAGCAGTAGGCGATGATCTTCAAAGCTCTACATCTGAAGTAAAAGCACCAACTGCAGCAACTGTTACTCCACCAAAAGCCGAGATGAAAGAGGAGCCAACCAAAGCCATGATGGCAGGTTATGAACGCTTAACCTCTCAACAAGACCCAGGTGTTGGACATGAATCCCACCAGCTTGCAATCATCTTAGCACCAAGTGACAAAGTATACTCTGGTACACTCAAGTATGATGCATCAGAGCCAATTCAGCTTGTCACATTACATGGACCACTAAGTCCAGGTGAGGATAAAGGCCAAGCAATATGGACACCAGACGGTGAAACCAAATTTGCATTAACATTTGTCGATGAGAAGAAATCCAAAGGTGAATGGAAATTTTCTGGTAATGCTCTTGCAGTACATACCATGAAGACAACCCCATTTATCGTTGACTACAAAGTCGACGTTACAGAAAAAGCAATGAGTGAATCTGTAAAGACAGGAACCATGGGCTCAATGCAAGACCCAGGTGTTGGACATGAATCCCACCAGCTTGCAATAATTCTGCCACCAAGTGAAAATACCTATTCTGGTATTCTCTCATATTCAGCATCTGAACCAATCCAATTAGTCTCACTAAAAGGACCTCTGGCTGAGGGAATGACAGCAGAAAAGACATGGACTCCTGATGGAGAAACTATCTTTGAATTGACATTTGTAGATCCTAAAAATGCCATGGGCTCATGGGAATTTTCAGGAAATGCATTAGCTGTTCACACATTGAACACCAATGAGTTTACTGTAAGCTACTCTGTTAGCGCAACATCAACTGCTCCAGAGAAAGTTACTGTAACCACACCAAAAGTTGAAGAAACTCCAAAAGCAATGGGACCAAAAACAGTCAATGTTTCAATGCCCCAAGGCTCTGGAATTCCAGGATGTGAGGAAACTAACGAATGTTACATCCCAGCATCTGTATCTATCAACGTAGGTGACACAGTTCATTGGACAAACGATGATGCAGCAGCACACACTGTTACCAGTGGTAGTCCATCTGCAGGCGGACCTGACGGAAAATTCGATAGTAGTTTAATGTCTCCAGGTGCAACTTTCGATGTCACATTTGATGAGAAAGGAAGTGTTGATTACTTCTGCATCGTCCATCCTTGGATGGTAGGCAACGTTAACGTAAACTAA
- a CDS encoding Lrp/AsnC family transcriptional regulator, with protein METVYVLIQCDLGSEVEIIQSLMKISEVKEVRGTYGIYDIFCKIEADSKDSLDGVITNKVRKIPKIRSTISLHWIPTQGGR; from the coding sequence ATGGAAACAGTATATGTGTTAATTCAGTGTGACTTGGGTTCAGAAGTCGAGATTATCCAAAGTCTGATGAAGATTTCCGAGGTAAAAGAGGTTCGTGGAACCTACGGAATTTATGATATTTTTTGCAAGATAGAGGCAGATTCAAAGGATTCCCTAGATGGGGTAATTACTAATAAAGTCAGAAAAATTCCAAAGATTCGCTCTACAATTTCACTGCATTGGATTCCAACCCAAGGTGGGAGATAG
- a CDS encoding exonuclease, translating into MLNKIRMTENGIVCQINNTTVTLDPKKAIQEGVNFVSHAHFDHLPTKNGGTILASNETNQIATLRGFEMHNHVASLEDFSLVDSGHILGSMGLLADDVFYTGDICTRNRGFLKGATVPKCKTLITECTFGLPEFAFPKIHEIEQQVNQIISECYSRGTPVILMGYQLGKAQTISQLFGHWDPLYYHDSVKSMNDLHRRLGVDLKDAKGHSEAEKLGLLDKKPWVMVSPMMSEKNSFVKHMKSKYGAMTVGFTGWAKSMRFPFGRKCDFSIPLSDHCDFNELTDMVLRSEAEKVYTIHGFVEEFAAHLRKLGLDAQPLREDSLDDFF; encoded by the coding sequence ATGTTGAATAAAATCAGAATGACAGAAAATGGGATTGTCTGTCAGATAAATAACACAACTGTTACACTAGATCCAAAAAAAGCAATTCAAGAAGGTGTAAATTTTGTCTCACATGCACATTTTGATCACCTGCCAACAAAAAACGGAGGGACAATACTTGCTTCAAATGAAACAAATCAAATTGCAACTCTCCGAGGATTTGAGATGCATAACCATGTAGCTTCTCTTGAAGATTTTTCATTAGTTGATAGTGGTCATATTTTGGGCTCTATGGGCTTGTTAGCAGATGATGTTTTTTACACTGGCGATATCTGTACTCGTAATCGTGGGTTTCTAAAAGGTGCAACTGTTCCTAAATGCAAGACACTGATCACAGAATGCACCTTTGGATTGCCAGAATTTGCTTTTCCAAAAATCCACGAAATCGAACAACAGGTTAACCAGATAATTTCAGAATGCTATTCACGAGGTACTCCTGTAATACTGATGGGTTATCAACTAGGAAAGGCACAGACAATATCTCAGTTATTTGGCCATTGGGATCCTCTGTACTACCATGACTCTGTCAAGTCAATGAATGATTTGCATAGGAGATTAGGCGTTGACCTCAAGGACGCAAAGGGTCATTCTGAAGCAGAAAAACTTGGATTACTTGATAAAAAACCATGGGTTATGGTGTCTCCCATGATGTCTGAAAAAAATTCATTTGTAAAACACATGAAATCAAAATATGGTGCAATGACTGTTGGTTTTACTGGATGGGCAAAATCAATGCGATTTCCATTTGGAAGAAAATGTGATTTTTCTATTCCACTGAGTGACCATTGTGATTTTAATGAATTAACAGATATGGTTTTGCGATCTGAAGCTGAAAAAGTATACACGATTCATGGTTTTGTTGAGGAATTTGCTGCACATCTAAGAAAACTGGGTCTGGATGCACAACCCCTACGTGAAGATTCACTCGATGATTTTTTCTAG
- a CDS encoding universal stress protein gives MYDSFIIIEQTSEFIIQNQITYVDSNGVSQILCTDLDSCSTVQGSLIKKILVPFDNSKHAVRAFGFALDMAQKRNASLVVVSIIQDSIEKSWVNDTPGREKNMTKSSKDILKEQIRKMQSQAKKLNVPFDHALLSSHSIAETLISFISTNKIDLTVMGTRGKGMPKEMMLGRVSTDVALNANCPVVLVK, from the coding sequence ATTTATGATAGTTTTATCATAATTGAACAAACATCTGAATTTATCATCCAAAATCAAATTACATATGTGGATTCAAATGGTGTGAGTCAGATTCTATGTACTGACCTTGATAGCTGCTCTACGGTTCAGGGCTCACTTATCAAAAAGATACTAGTTCCTTTTGATAATTCAAAACATGCTGTGCGGGCATTTGGATTTGCCCTCGATATGGCCCAAAAACGAAACGCATCCCTTGTAGTAGTCTCGATAATACAGGACAGCATTGAGAAGAGTTGGGTAAATGACACTCCTGGAAGAGAAAAGAACATGACAAAAAGCAGTAAGGATATTCTCAAAGAGCAAATTAGAAAGATGCAAAGTCAGGCCAAAAAGCTTAATGTCCCTTTTGATCATGCACTGTTAAGTTCTCATTCCATTGCTGAAACTTTGATTTCATTTATCAGCACAAACAAGATTGATCTCACTGTGATGGGAACTAGAGGAAAAGGTATGCCAAAAGAGATGATGCTTGGACGCGTCTCCACTGATGTTGCATTGAATGCAAATTGTCCTGTTGTCTTGGTAAAGTGA
- a CDS encoding phosphoribosylglycinamide formyltransferase: protein MLNLGILISGRGSNMEAILKAIKRKKIPINVAVVISNKSDARGLVIAQKFGIKTEVVESKGFKGTRWDYDKMLISVLEKYKVTPKNGLVCLAGFMRIISSEFVRKYKHRILNMHPALLPSFPGLDAQKQAVEYGAKYSGCTVHFVDEGVDTGPVIIQSVVKVKEDDTSETLAKRILVQEHKIYPEAVRLIAEGRVKIIGRRTKIN from the coding sequence TTGCTTAATCTTGGAATATTGATATCTGGTCGCGGTAGTAACATGGAAGCCATTCTAAAGGCCATCAAAAGGAAAAAGATTCCAATCAATGTTGCTGTTGTAATTTCAAACAAATCAGATGCGAGGGGTTTAGTGATTGCACAAAAATTTGGAATAAAAACAGAAGTTGTGGAAAGTAAAGGATTCAAGGGGACAAGATGGGATTATGATAAAATGTTAATCTCAGTTTTAGAAAAATACAAAGTAACCCCAAAGAATGGACTAGTTTGTTTAGCAGGTTTTATGAGAATTATCAGCTCAGAGTTTGTTAGAAAGTACAAGCACAGAATTTTGAATATGCATCCTGCATTATTGCCATCTTTTCCGGGACTTGATGCACAAAAACAAGCAGTTGAATATGGTGCAAAGTATTCTGGATGCACTGTACACTTTGTAGATGAGGGAGTAGATACAGGTCCAGTAATTATTCAATCAGTCGTTAAAGTAAAAGAAGATGATACATCAGAGACATTGGCAAAAAGAATTCTTGTGCAAGAACATAAAATCTATCCAGAAGCTGTTAGATTAATTGCAGAAGGCAGGGTAAAAATTATTGGAAGAAGGACAAAGATAAATTAA
- a CDS encoding cupin domain-containing protein, translating to MKIEFDTMQYVSDLKKQSNYFHTFLNRQNIAAGILVLQPGEEDTQAPHDSDEVYYVVRGDGCLRINKKDYSVSDGKAFFVQKDIEHYFHSNTKELVVVYFFGGPDS from the coding sequence ATGAAAATTGAATTTGATACTATGCAATACGTATCTGACTTGAAAAAACAATCAAACTATTTTCACACATTTCTGAATCGTCAAAATATAGCCGCGGGAATTCTTGTACTGCAACCTGGTGAAGAAGATACTCAAGCACCTCACGATTCTGATGAGGTGTATTATGTAGTCCGAGGAGACGGGTGTCTTAGAATAAACAAAAAGGATTACTCGGTATCTGATGGAAAAGCATTTTTTGTTCAAAAAGATATTGAGCATTATTTTCATTCAAACACAAAAGAACTAGTTGTTGTGTATTTTTTTGGCGGACCGGATTCTTAA
- a CDS encoding bifunctional 5,10-methylenetetrahydrofolate dehydrogenase/5,10-methenyltetrahydrofolate cyclohydrolase yields the protein MTGIKIDGKIIAESVKNRIKLAVDELKKQGVSPCLATVLVGDNPASATYVKNKHKACEEVGITTKDHKLPSTITQNELNEVIDSLNSDSAVHGILVQLPLPNQIDEFQTITRISPIKDVDGLTPHNAGLLAMKKAVLVACTPSGVMEMFDYHNIDLAGKDVVLINRSNLVGKPLYHLLLEKNATVITCHSKTKDLKKHCQNADVIITAVGDRTKFELTPDMIKQGAIVIDVAITRHNDKLAGDADYNKIIEKASFATPVPGGVGPMTVAMLLKNTVTAASLSKGLGS from the coding sequence TTGACTGGAATAAAAATTGACGGCAAAATCATTGCAGAATCTGTAAAAAACAGAATCAAACTGGCAGTTGATGAGCTAAAAAAACAGGGAGTATCACCATGCCTTGCTACAGTACTTGTAGGAGACAATCCAGCATCTGCAACTTATGTTAAAAATAAACACAAAGCATGTGAAGAGGTTGGAATTACTACAAAGGATCACAAGTTGCCATCTACAATTACTCAAAATGAGCTAAACGAGGTTATTGATTCACTAAATTCAGATTCTGCAGTACATGGAATTTTGGTACAGCTGCCATTACCAAATCAAATTGATGAATTTCAAACAATAACTAGAATATCACCTATCAAAGATGTAGACGGCTTAACTCCGCATAATGCAGGACTTTTGGCGATGAAAAAGGCAGTTCTGGTTGCATGTACTCCATCAGGAGTTATGGAGATGTTTGATTATCACAACATAGACCTTGCTGGAAAAGATGTGGTTTTGATTAATAGGAGCAACCTTGTGGGAAAGCCACTTTACCATTTGCTCTTAGAGAAAAATGCCACTGTAATTACTTGTCATTCAAAAACAAAGGATCTAAAAAAGCACTGTCAAAATGCAGACGTAATAATTACAGCAGTTGGAGATAGAACAAAATTTGAGCTAACCCCAGATATGATAAAGCAAGGTGCAATAGTAATTGATGTGGCAATTACAAGACACAATGACAAGCTTGCTGGCGATGCAGATTATAATAAAATTATAGAAAAGGCTTCCTTTGCAACACCAGTCCCAGGAGGAGTCGGACCCATGACAGTTGCAATGCTTTTAAAAAATACAGTTACTGCAGCATCATTGAGTAAAGGACTTGGAAGCTGA
- a CDS encoding 5-formyltetrahydrofolate cyclo-ligase — translation MEADPVKASLRKTLLEKRDGISFELLKISSKKIHKNLKKIKEFKDAENIACYYPIGSEVFTQEIIQEALSNNKNVFLPRIEGNSLSFRKITGTKDLQHGKFDILEPKEDCPVFESLDVVLVPTIGASKDGARLGYGHGYYDRFLSKVKTTSIALTFSKQIIKSVPAYVHDVKVNWIVTEDKVINASKIG, via the coding sequence TTGGAAGCTGATCCTGTAAAAGCATCTCTTAGAAAAACTCTACTTGAAAAAAGAGATGGAATTTCATTTGAACTGCTAAAAATTTCTAGTAAGAAAATTCACAAGAATCTAAAAAAGATCAAAGAGTTCAAGGATGCGGAAAATATTGCATGCTACTATCCAATCGGAAGTGAAGTGTTCACACAAGAAATCATTCAGGAAGCATTAAGCAATAACAAAAACGTCTTTTTACCAAGAATTGAAGGAAATTCACTTAGTTTTAGAAAGATAACAGGCACAAAAGATCTACAACATGGAAAATTTGACATACTAGAGCCAAAAGAAGACTGTCCTGTTTTTGAGAGTCTTGATGTCGTATTGGTTCCAACTATTGGTGCATCAAAGGATGGTGCCAGATTAGGATACGGTCATGGGTATTATGATAGATTTCTATCAAAAGTCAAGACAACATCCATTGCACTGACATTTTCAAAGCAGATCATAAAGTCAGTTCCAGCATATGTGCACGATGTCAAAGTGAATTGGATTGTAACTGAAGATAAAGTGATTAACGCATCAAAGATAGGCTAG
- a CDS encoding phosphoribosylamine--glycine ligase: protein MVNILVVGSGGREHALSWKLSQSSKVDKVFTSPGNGGTKNNVPIPVENIKELADFASKNQCFTVVGPEVPLANGIVDYFESKNLGIFGPSKNGAQLESSKIWAKQFMKRNDIPTAKFEIFDDHNEASSYVESVDHPVVVKADGLAAGKGVIVCNSKDEAFSAIDTILVKKTFGDAGNKIIIEERIDGIEASYIALSDGNVAVPMASSQDHKRIYDDDKGPNTGGMGAYSPTPIIDESMAKKIQTDIIDKTIHAMKKEGNTFRGFLYAGIMIKNKEPFVLEYNVRMGDPECQPITMRMDFDLYDYLYAASTGNLNSLPMPSWKKQSAVCIVLASQGYPESYPKGEEISGLDANDDTSYVFHAGTNSVNGKILTNGGRVLGVTALGDSLRNAIDNAYSATEKISWPHKYCRKDIGKKGLAYL from the coding sequence TTGGTAAATATCCTTGTAGTAGGCTCTGGCGGACGTGAACATGCATTATCTTGGAAGCTCTCACAAAGTAGCAAAGTCGACAAAGTCTTTACTTCCCCTGGAAACGGTGGAACGAAAAATAACGTACCTATCCCAGTTGAGAACATCAAGGAATTGGCCGATTTTGCTTCAAAAAACCAATGTTTTACCGTTGTAGGGCCAGAGGTTCCACTTGCCAATGGCATCGTGGATTACTTTGAATCCAAAAACTTGGGAATATTTGGACCATCAAAAAATGGAGCGCAATTAGAATCAAGTAAAATTTGGGCAAAGCAGTTTATGAAAAGAAACGATATTCCAACTGCCAAATTCGAAATATTTGATGACCATAACGAAGCATCATCATATGTAGAGTCTGTTGATCATCCTGTTGTTGTAAAAGCCGATGGGCTTGCAGCAGGAAAGGGAGTGATTGTCTGCAATAGTAAAGACGAGGCTTTCTCTGCAATCGATACGATTCTTGTAAAAAAAACATTTGGTGATGCTGGAAACAAGATAATAATTGAAGAAAGAATTGATGGCATAGAAGCATCATACATTGCACTATCAGATGGTAACGTTGCAGTGCCAATGGCATCTAGTCAAGACCATAAGAGAATCTATGATGATGACAAAGGACCTAACACTGGTGGTATGGGTGCATATTCTCCAACTCCAATCATTGATGAATCCATGGCTAAAAAAATTCAAACAGACATCATAGATAAAACAATTCATGCAATGAAAAAAGAAGGAAACACATTTCGAGGATTTTTGTATGCTGGAATAATGATAAAAAACAAAGAGCCATTTGTGTTAGAGTATAATGTAAGAATGGGTGATCCTGAATGCCAACCAATCACAATGCGAATGGATTTTGATTTGTATGATTATCTGTATGCTGCATCAACTGGAAATTTGAATTCTCTACCAATGCCTTCTTGGAAAAAACAAAGTGCAGTGTGCATTGTTTTAGCATCACAAGGTTATCCAGAATCTTATCCCAAAGGTGAGGAGATTTCAGGATTAGATGCAAATGATGATACTTCTTACGTGTTTCATGCTGGAACAAATTCTGTTAATGGAAAAATTCTAACAAATGGTGGCCGAGTGTTGGGAGTAACTGCTTTAGGTGATTCACTAAGAAATGCAATTGATAATGCATATTCTGCTACAGAAAAAATATCTTGGCCTCACAAATATTGCAGAAAAGATATTGGCAAAAAAGGCCTAGCCTATCTTTGA
- a CDS encoding isoleucine--tRNA ligase, which yields MELAKEFDSKKIEAQMRDISSKSNLHELIFDSKNKDKKIMFIEGPPTMNGIPHAGHLRGRVIKDFWYRYNTLKGYKIIFNAGWDTQGLPVELQAQKELGVTGGKTEIIKTVGIEKLVSECKVLVKKYNEKWVQVDNLLGMSFNQKDAYWTYRDEFIEREWQFLKKANENKILEEDFTVIAYCPSCQTSLSHAEVNQGYEEVKDPSLYYKVKLVDEDAFLIVWTTMPFTLVTDAMVGLNPNEDYHYVKVGNETWIIGKTRLEEFLSEAKIEEHSITKTLKGSEFEGKKYIHPLLDEIPALADLAKEENYHIAVSEEFVDASTGSGLVHLSPANGEEDIAIANRRKVKIFNPIDDEVKFTKLAGKYEGLFVRDADEKIVTDVKEKDALVKIGKIKHKYPLCWRSHHPIVWLARKGWFYKLDRLGDKAIDAAEKVEYFFDQPKNRFLGIIKERHPWCISRERFWGCPLPVWSCKDCGNKDWFYSRKEIIESADKLPDGENFELHRPWIDNLVIKCSKCNSVNTEREPYVLDTWHNSGSAPYSSLTDEAYSEYIPAPFFTEGIDQTRGWAYTLLIENVILNNAPVSPYNAFLFQGHVLDKNGSKMSKSLGNVLDAQELLEKYPVDLIRFYFMWKSSPIEPLNFSTEELMSRPYQVLSTLYHLHLYFKQNSEFDKFDKSKTATWAKQNNQLQSPDIWLLSKLQKLIIKTNEHNDKCRFHESAKAIEDFIINLLSQIYIPITRGQLWDEDDSKKDRRFAIYAVLQEILRTLDVILHPICPYTTEYLYQNTFSEKNSILLDSWPQVQESLIDEKIEESFDLMKDAVSVSAAARMKGKLKRRWPLNEAIICVEKGNKTKLESLSELLISQLNVEKYSIIETQKSEGLEEFLQLQNLGLPVVPKIELERKQIGPKVKQHMGKLVQMFAETKQEQIISELDKSGSFTFDVEGNKIILDKQDFVIDFDAKEGYAMAKRDEFIVFISTTRNKEMMARGLVKDLARRLQTLRKERGYNPTDVLSVASILELDDEQTEMIKEKAKDLSFLVRVQKINFEESCKQYKDDDLDGQKIRISVE from the coding sequence ATGGAATTAGCAAAGGAATTTGATTCAAAAAAAATAGAAGCTCAAATGAGAGATATTTCATCTAAAAGTAATTTACATGAATTAATTTTTGATTCAAAAAATAAAGACAAGAAGATCATGTTTATCGAAGGCCCGCCAACAATGAATGGAATTCCACATGCAGGTCATCTTAGAGGAAGAGTGATCAAAGATTTTTGGTACAGATATAACACACTCAAAGGATACAAGATAATCTTCAATGCAGGATGGGACACACAGGGATTACCAGTAGAGCTTCAAGCACAAAAAGAACTTGGAGTCACTGGTGGAAAAACTGAGATAATCAAAACGGTTGGAATTGAAAAACTCGTATCAGAATGTAAAGTACTTGTGAAAAAATATAATGAAAAATGGGTACAAGTAGATAATTTACTCGGGATGTCATTTAATCAAAAAGATGCATACTGGACATACCGAGATGAATTCATTGAAAGAGAATGGCAATTTCTAAAGAAAGCAAATGAAAATAAAATTTTAGAAGAAGATTTTACAGTTATTGCATATTGCCCCAGCTGTCAGACATCACTAAGTCATGCAGAAGTAAACCAAGGATATGAAGAAGTCAAGGATCCATCACTGTACTACAAAGTAAAACTGGTTGATGAAGATGCATTTTTGATTGTCTGGACTACGATGCCCTTTACTTTAGTCACTGATGCAATGGTCGGATTAAATCCAAATGAGGATTACCATTACGTCAAAGTTGGGAATGAAACATGGATTATTGGAAAAACAAGATTAGAAGAGTTTCTTTCAGAAGCAAAGATAGAAGAGCACTCTATTACAAAGACTCTCAAAGGTTCAGAATTTGAGGGAAAAAAGTACATCCATCCATTGCTTGATGAAATTCCAGCCTTGGCAGACCTTGCAAAGGAAGAAAATTATCACATAGCCGTTTCAGAAGAATTTGTCGATGCAAGCACAGGAAGCGGTTTGGTTCACTTGTCGCCTGCAAATGGTGAGGAGGATATCGCCATTGCAAATAGACGTAAAGTCAAAATCTTCAATCCAATAGATGATGAGGTCAAATTCACCAAATTAGCTGGAAAGTATGAAGGGCTATTTGTCAGAGACGCAGATGAGAAAATTGTAACAGATGTCAAAGAAAAAGATGCTCTAGTTAAAATTGGAAAGATAAAACACAAGTACCCACTCTGTTGGCGTTCGCATCACCCAATTGTGTGGCTTGCAAGAAAAGGGTGGTTTTACAAGCTAGACAGGCTTGGAGACAAGGCCATTGATGCAGCTGAAAAGGTAGAGTACTTTTTTGACCAACCAAAAAATAGATTCCTAGGAATTATCAAAGAGAGACATCCTTGGTGTATTTCTCGTGAAAGATTTTGGGGTTGTCCACTACCAGTATGGAGTTGCAAAGATTGTGGAAACAAAGATTGGTTTTATTCTAGAAAGGAGATAATTGAATCAGCTGATAAACTTCCAGACGGAGAGAATTTTGAGTTACACAGACCATGGATAGATAATCTAGTTATCAAATGCTCAAAATGTAACAGTGTCAATACCGAGCGAGAACCATACGTGTTAGATACATGGCACAATAGTGGTTCAGCACCATATTCATCATTAACAGATGAGGCATATTCAGAATACATACCTGCACCGTTTTTTACAGAAGGAATAGACCAAACAAGAGGATGGGCATATACACTACTAATTGAAAATGTAATTTTAAACAATGCACCAGTATCACCATACAATGCATTTTTGTTTCAAGGACATGTACTTGATAAAAATGGTAGTAAGATGAGTAAAAGTTTAGGAAATGTTTTGGATGCACAGGAATTACTTGAAAAATATCCTGTTGATTTAATTAGATTTTATTTCATGTGGAAATCAAGTCCAATAGAACCTCTTAATTTTAGCACAGAAGAATTAATGTCAAGACCATATCAAGTTCTTAGTACTCTATATCATCTACATTTGTACTTTAAGCAAAACAGCGAGTTCGATAAATTTGATAAATCAAAGACTGCGACATGGGCAAAACAAAACAATCAACTGCAGTCACCAGATATTTGGTTGTTATCAAAACTTCAAAAATTAATAATAAAAACAAATGAACACAATGACAAATGCAGATTTCACGAATCAGCAAAAGCTATTGAAGATTTTATCATAAATCTACTTAGCCAAATTTACATCCCAATTACTAGAGGCCAATTATGGGATGAAGATGATTCAAAAAAAGACAGAAGATTTGCAATTTATGCAGTACTACAGGAGATTCTTAGAACATTGGATGTGATATTACATCCAATTTGTCCATATACCACTGAATATCTGTACCAAAATACATTTTCAGAAAAAAATAGTATTCTTCTTGATTCCTGGCCACAAGTTCAAGAATCCCTAATTGATGAAAAGATAGAAGAGTCGTTTGATTTGATGAAGGATGCAGTATCAGTATCAGCAGCTGCAAGAATGAAAGGAAAGCTCAAAAGACGATGGCCGTTAAATGAGGCAATAATTTGTGTAGAGAAAGGAAATAAAACAAAGTTAGAATCCTTATCTGAGCTCTTGATTTCACAGCTGAATGTTGAAAAGTATTCCATCATAGAAACTCAAAAGAGTGAAGGTTTGGAGGAGTTCCTTCAGTTACAAAATCTGGGCCTGCCTGTTGTACCAAAGATTGAGCTAGAAAGAAAACAAATCGGTCCCAAAGTAAAACAGCACATGGGAAAACTGGTGCAAATGTTTGCGGAAACGAAACAAGAACAGATCATTTCAGAACTAGACAAAAGTGGTTCATTTACATTTGATGTGGAAGGAAATAAAATAATTTTAGATAAACAAGACTTTGTAATAGATTTTGATGCAAAGGAAGGATATGCAATGGCAAAACGGGATGAATTTATTGTGTTTATTTCAACTACAAGAAACAAAGAGATGATGGCAAGAGGACTGGTAAAAGATCTTGCAAGAAGATTACAGACCTTGCGAAAAGAAAGAGGATACAACCCAACAGATGTTTTGAGTGTGGCATCAATTTTGGAACTGGATGATGAACAAACAGAGATGATTAAAGAGAAAGCAAAAGATTTGTCATTTTTAGTCAGAGTGCAAAAAATCAACTTTGAGGAATCATGCAAACAATACAAAGATGATGACCTAGATGGTCAAAAGATTAGAATTTCAGTAGAATAG